In one window of bacterium DNA:
- a CDS encoding arginine decarboxylase, pyruvoyl-dependent, protein MVPKKVFLTKGVGKDKERLTSFEKALRDAGIAQFNLVSISSIFPPGCKLIPKKEGLKLLKPGQIVYVVMSRNSTNEPHRLITASVGMTIPKDPNQYGYLSEHEGFGETEEKAGDYAEDLAATMLATILGLEFDPMSSYDEKKEIWKMSGRIVKTTNITQSAIGDKNGLWTTVVAAAVFIL, encoded by the coding sequence ATGGTTCCAAAAAAAGTTTTTTTGACAAAAGGAGTTGGGAAAGATAAAGAAAGATTGACAAGTTTTGAGAAAGCACTCAGAGATGCAGGGATTGCTCAGTTTAATCTTGTTTCAATTTCAAGTATTTTCCCCCCTGGTTGTAAGTTAATTCCTAAAAAAGAAGGATTGAAGTTGTTAAAACCTGGGCAAATTGTTTATGTTGTTATGAGCAGAAACTCAACTAATGAGCCACATCGTCTTATAACTGCTTCTGTTGGTATGACAATTCCAAAAGACCCGAATCAATATGGATATTTATCTGAACATGAAGGATTTGGAGAGACAGAAGAAAAAGCAGGTGATTATGCTGAAGACCTTGCGGCAACAATGCTGGCAACAATTTTAGGTCTTGAATTTGACCCTATGTCATCATATGATGAAAAAAAAGAAATATGGAAAATGTCTGGAAGAATTGTTAAAACAACAAATATTACTCAATCAGCAATTGGTGATAAAAATGGTCTCTGGACAACAGTGGTTGCGGCTGCTGTTTTTATTTTATAA
- a CDS encoding 5-deoxy-glucuronate isomerase, whose product MAMHVKIEEKEGYQKILTPENSDLKLLSFSILRQKEGIFEGNTEKEETVFVITEGKCNFYIEKNLIGTMKRKNVFEEPPVAVYLPPYYKYKIEFEKKTEICIVGCQGKGTGKPKFLNSKEIKFRRVGEETYFRNITDIITDAFPSEKLLLGETINDPGNWSSYPPHKHDKNNPPEEYCLEELYFFKIHPQKGFGVIRIFDENEDNLFLIQNNEVVTIPKGYHPVGVIPKHQIYYLWALAGEKRILKPKVHPDFTL is encoded by the coding sequence ATGGCTATGCATGTGAAAATTGAAGAAAAAGAAGGTTATCAAAAAATTTTAACTCCTGAAAATTCTGATTTGAAACTTTTATCTTTTTCTATTTTAAGACAGAAAGAAGGAATTTTTGAAGGCAATACTGAAAAAGAAGAAACAGTTTTTGTTATTACAGAAGGAAAATGTAATTTTTATATTGAGAAAAATCTTATAGGGACTATGAAAAGAAAAAATGTTTTTGAGGAACCTCCTGTTGCAGTTTACCTTCCGCCTTATTATAAATATAAGATAGAGTTTGAGAAAAAAACAGAAATTTGTATTGTTGGATGTCAGGGTAAGGGTACTGGAAAACCAAAATTTTTAAATTCAAAGGAAATTAAATTTAGAAGGGTAGGAGAAGAAACATATTTCAGAAACATTACTGATATTATAACAGATGCCTTTCCTTCCGAAAAATTACTTCTTGGAGAGACAATAAATGACCCTGGGAACTGGTCAAGTTATCCACCACATAAACATGATAAAAATAATCCTCCAGAAGAATATTGTCTTGAAGAACTATATTTTTTTAAAATTCATCCTCAGAAGGGGTTCGGTGTTATAAGAATTTTTGATGAGAATGAGGACAATCTCTTTTTAATTCAAAATAATGAGGTTGTTACAATTCCAAAAGGATATCATCCTGTTGGAGTTATTCCAAAACATCAGATATATTACTTATGGGCACTTGCAGGAGAAAAAAGAATATTAAAACCGAAAGTTCATCCTGATTTTACCTTGTAA
- a CDS encoding Rne/Rng family ribonuclease, translated as MNKYRIFISNEKVILRVLIEKEGKIDNIFIHKYDFEPDIGNIYKGRVEKFLYGLNSAFVNIGEMKSGFLQLNKSEFYFSLEENEDISGHQILKEGKEVLVQICKPGEDEKSPKVTEKVVLPGRFFVLIPNLRIQKISKKIEDIREKTRLMKIFKKTLGKKFGFIIRTAALNKKEFYIYREIEHILNIWKRIKRDYKRKKTPSLLWKELPLYLKVLRDYVDENCEFVEIDDENIYREVVKYVNLFIPELKGKIYFYRNKIPMFVKYGFEEKFESFISKTVLLPSGGYLIIEKGKTLTAIDVNSGKMEKEDFEETIFKTNMEAAEEIPRQIRCRNLSGLIIVDFIDMKGKFKEKVFKKFIENIKGDKSRINILSISKLGLVEMAREKNNYSIYNLLLKECPFCDGSGIEKGKEIVYIQLRKKIFEIFSNKAYNGKLEIEVSQGLFEFIFKNQLFKNFLYSDRIKFKVNGKLKEDEFKIFI; from the coding sequence ATGAACAAATATAGAATTTTTATAAGCAATGAAAAGGTTATTTTGAGAGTATTAATAGAGAAAGAAGGTAAGATAGATAACATTTTTATACACAAATATGATTTTGAACCTGATATAGGCAATATATATAAAGGAAGGGTTGAAAAATTTTTATATGGATTGAATTCTGCTTTTGTTAATATAGGTGAAATGAAAAGTGGTTTTTTACAGTTGAATAAGTCAGAATTTTATTTTTCTTTGGAAGAAAATGAAGATATTTCAGGTCATCAAATTTTAAAGGAAGGGAAAGAAGTTCTTGTTCAGATTTGTAAACCTGGTGAGGATGAGAAATCACCAAAAGTTACTGAAAAGGTAGTACTGCCTGGTAGATTTTTTGTTTTAATTCCCAATTTGAGAATCCAAAAAATTTCTAAAAAAATCGAAGATATTAGGGAAAAAACAAGATTAATGAAGATTTTTAAAAAAACACTTGGTAAAAAATTTGGTTTTATTATAAGAACTGCAGCATTAAATAAAAAAGAATTTTATATTTATCGTGAAATAGAGCATATCTTGAATATATGGAAAAGAATAAAGAGGGATTATAAAAGAAAAAAGACACCATCATTATTATGGAAGGAACTTCCATTGTATTTAAAAGTTTTAAGAGATTATGTAGATGAAAATTGTGAATTTGTTGAGATAGATGATGAAAATATTTACAGAGAAGTTGTTAAATATGTAAATTTATTTATTCCTGAATTAAAAGGAAAAATTTATTTTTATAGAAATAAAATTCCAATGTTTGTAAAATATGGATTTGAAGAAAAATTTGAAAGTTTTATTTCAAAAACTGTTTTGCTTCCATCAGGTGGATACTTGATTATAGAGAAGGGAAAAACTCTAACAGCAATAGATGTAAATTCAGGTAAAATGGAAAAAGAAGATTTTGAGGAAACAATTTTTAAAACAAATATGGAAGCAGCAGAGGAAATTCCAAGACAGATTAGATGCAGAAATTTATCAGGATTGATTATTGTTGATTTTATTGATATGAAGGGAAAATTTAAAGAGAAAGTATTTAAAAAATTTATAGAAAATATAAAAGGCGATAAATCAAGAATTAACATTTTATCCATTTCTAAACTTGGGCTTGTTGAAATGGCAAGAGAGAAGAATAATTATTCAATCTATAATTTATTACTAAAAGAATGTCCTTTTTGTGACGGTTCAGGTATTGAAAAAGGTAAAGAAATTGTATATATCCAGTTGAGGAAAAAAATTTTTGAAATTTTTTCAAATAAGGCATATAATGGTAAACTTGAAATTGAGGTTTCACAGGGGTTATTTGAATTTATTTTTAAGAATCAATTATTTAAAAATTTTTTATATTCTGATAGAATAAAATTTAAAGTTAATGGTAAACTTAAAGAAGATGAATTTAAAATATTTATATAG
- a CDS encoding TIGR03936 family radical SAM-associated protein, with the protein MESFRLRVFYKKEGISRFISHLSFCKLIERSLRRLELPLKFSEGFTPHLKISFCPPLPIPISGNNEFFEIEVYEKFNLESFVKDINLILPEGTVVKRCYWISHKFSISSIYGTYSIPLKEPIIKEKAEEFGKIIEEKEEFIKVIFKMENFSHKKIFVNGIFDGITRELFIENEQI; encoded by the coding sequence ATGGAAAGTTTTAGATTAAGAGTTTTTTATAAAAAGGAAGGTATTTCAAGATTTATATCCCATTTAAGTTTTTGTAAATTAATTGAAAGAAGTTTGAGGAGGTTAGAATTGCCCTTAAAATTTTCTGAGGGTTTTACCCCACATCTTAAAATTTCTTTTTGTCCGCCTTTACCTATTCCCATTTCTGGAAATAACGAATTTTTTGAAATAGAGGTTTATGAGAAATTTAATTTAGAATCTTTTGTTAAAGATATAAATTTAATTTTACCTGAAGGAACAGTGGTTAAAAGATGTTACTGGATAAGTCATAAGTTTTCTATATCTTCAATTTATGGCACATACTCAATTCCTTTAAAAGAACCTATAATTAAAGAAAAAGCAGAAGAATTTGGTAAAATAATTGAAGAAAAAGAAGAGTTTATTAAGGTAATTTTTAAAATGGAGAATTTCAGTCATAAAAAGATTTTTGTGAATGGAATTTTTGATGGGATAACAAGAGAATTATTTATTGAAAATGAACAAATATAG
- a CDS encoding ABC transporter substrate-binding protein, translating into MRKISTLIPILLIFTAGCIEKKQIKFRNTLCLSTSSDPKSFNPIIAKETSTTIITGFIFEGLTKIDGITLQVKPLLAEKWEVDKTGKIWRFYLRKDVLWNDGDKFTADDVVFTFNQLIYNEKIPTSSRDVLTVEGKKIEVKKINDYTVEFILPEKFAPFLQLMTQEILPKHKLERSVLEGKFTSTWGVNEKVENIVGTGPYKINDYRPGEWIILEKNPYYWRKDKNGVQLPYIEKIVFLIIPDPNMAILKFRTGEIDILSIRGQDYYVLKPLEKDKNFTIYDIGPSLSSEFLALNQNIDAKIPDYKKEWFSDVNFRKSIAYSIDRNSIIKNVYAGFGTPLYGPMNKSCGFFYNDKITKYDYDLKKARELLMKSGFVWKENFLYDRKGNRVEFTIITNSNNFERVQIGNIIQNDLEKLGMKVNLLPVEFNTLVNKLTISRDWEGVIIGLTGGIEPHGGKNVWNSKGQLHFWNFGNKRNYEWEKEIDHLFEIGTKYLNQEERKKIYDRWQEIVTDYLPLIYTANSNVIYAVRNKFENMKITVYGGVLHNIEEIKIKENGKF; encoded by the coding sequence ATGAGAAAAATTTCAACTTTAATTCCAATTCTTTTAATTTTCACCGCTGGTTGTATTGAGAAAAAACAGATTAAATTTAGAAATACTCTCTGTCTTTCCACATCATCTGACCCAAAATCATTTAATCCTATTATTGCGAAAGAAACAAGTACAACAATAATTACTGGTTTTATTTTTGAAGGACTTACAAAGATAGATGGAATAACACTCCAGGTTAAACCGTTACTTGCAGAAAAATGGGAAGTAGATAAAACAGGCAAAATATGGAGATTCTATTTAAGAAAAGATGTTTTATGGAATGACGGAGATAAATTTACTGCGGATGATGTTGTCTTTACATTTAATCAACTTATTTATAATGAAAAAATTCCGACAAGTAGTAGAGATGTTCTTACTGTAGAAGGAAAGAAAATAGAAGTAAAAAAGATTAATGACTATACTGTTGAATTTATTTTGCCCGAAAAATTTGCTCCTTTTTTACAACTTATGACACAGGAAATTTTACCGAAACATAAACTTGAAAGATCGGTTTTGGAAGGAAAATTTACGAGTACATGGGGAGTGAATGAAAAAGTAGAAAATATTGTTGGAACAGGACCTTATAAAATAAATGACTACAGACCTGGTGAATGGATAATTCTTGAAAAAAATCCATATTACTGGAGAAAAGATAAAAATGGTGTTCAACTTCCTTATATTGAAAAAATTGTTTTTTTAATCATTCCTGATCCGAATATGGCTATTTTAAAATTTAGAACAGGTGAAATAGATATACTTTCAATTAGAGGTCAGGATTATTATGTTTTAAAACCACTTGAAAAAGATAAAAATTTTACAATATATGATATTGGTCCTTCTCTTAGTTCTGAATTTCTTGCTTTAAATCAAAATATTGATGCGAAAATACCTGATTATAAAAAAGAATGGTTTTCTGATGTAAATTTCAGGAAGAGCATCGCTTATTCAATTGATAGAAATTCAATTATTAAAAATGTTTATGCTGGTTTTGGAACTCCTTTATACGGACCAATGAATAAATCCTGTGGATTTTTCTATAATGATAAAATAACAAAATATGATTATGATTTAAAAAAAGCAAGAGAATTGTTGATGAAAAGTGGATTTGTTTGGAAAGAAAATTTTCTTTATGATAGAAAAGGTAATAGAGTTGAGTTTACAATAATAACAAATAGTAATAATTTTGAGAGAGTCCAAATTGGCAATATTATCCAGAATGACCTTGAAAAATTGGGAATGAAAGTAAATTTACTTCCTGTTGAATTCAATACCCTTGTTAATAAACTCACAATTTCAAGGGACTGGGAAGGAGTAATAATTGGTCTTACAGGAGGAATTGAACCACACGGGGGGAAAAATGTATGGAATTCAAAAGGGCAATTACATTTCTGGAATTTTGGTAATAAAAGAAATTATGAATGGGAAAAGGAAATAGACCATTTATTTGAAATAGGTACAAAATATTTAAATCAGGAAGAAAGAAAAAAAATATATGATAGGTGGCAGGAAATAGTAACTGATTATTTACCACTTATATATACAGCGAATTCAAATGTAATTTATGCTGTTAGAAATAAATTTGAAAATATGAAAATTACTGTTTACGGAGGAGTTTTACATAATATAGAAGAAATAAAGATAAAAGAAAATGGAAAGTTTTAG
- a CDS encoding serine/threonine-protein kinase — protein sequence MRIKNFGGYSLGEYLGGGLYTKVYKAYSFLAKPTYGNPVAIKILYLKGGIVERNKLIKQFEREAEIAMNLEHPNIVKVYNFGRFDHHYAMIMEYIDGKNLKEFLYEKGKWDLNKILRICYEAGKGLEYIHQHNIVHKDVKPDNILISFDFEKIKFTDFGIAKLPKKWWHRDIFPKSGTITKFGIISYIAPEQMKGNATFQSDIYSFGVTMDEIITSKLFMEGKEDEDYFKRIDIRAQRKNTGKQRILCEDMPVPSELKNIIKKATENEINLRYQSMTYLLEDLKKLI from the coding sequence ATGAGAATAAAAAATTTTGGTGGTTATTCTCTGGGTGAATATCTTGGAGGTGGTTTATATACAAAAGTTTATAAAGCATATTCATTTTTAGCAAAACCAACTTATGGAAATCCTGTTGCTATAAAAATACTTTATTTAAAAGGAGGGATTGTAGAAAGAAATAAACTTATAAAACAATTTGAAAGAGAAGCAGAAATAGCAATGAATTTAGAACATCCAAATATAGTTAAGGTTTATAATTTTGGTAGATTTGACCATCACTATGCAATGATTATGGAATATATTGATGGAAAGAATTTAAAAGAATTCTTGTATGAAAAGGGAAAATGGGATTTAAATAAAATATTAAGAATTTGTTATGAAGCGGGAAAAGGACTTGAGTATATACATCAGCATAATATAGTTCATAAAGATGTAAAACCTGACAATATTCTTATTTCTTTTGACTTTGAAAAAATTAAATTTACTGATTTTGGAATTGCAAAACTCCCAAAAAAATGGTGGCACAGAGATATATTTCCTAAATCGGGGACTATAACAAAATTTGGTATAATTTCATATATAGCACCAGAACAAATGAAAGGTAATGCAACTTTTCAGTCAGATATTTATAGTTTTGGAGTTACTATGGATGAAATAATAACTTCAAAACTTTTTATGGAGGGAAAAGAAGATGAGGACTACTTTAAAAGAATAGACATTAGAGCACAAAGGAAAAACACAGGAAAGCAAAGAATTTTATGTGAGGATATGCCGGTACCATCTGAATTAAAAAATATTATTAAAAAAGCAACTGAAAATGAGATAAATTTGAGGTATCAAAGTATGACCTATCTTTTAGAAGATTTGAAAAAATTAATTTAA
- a CDS encoding metallophosphoesterase family protein: protein MRKLVELPKKGKLVIIGDTHGDFNSTRIVVKNFIDKKNYYLLFLGDYVDRGPNSKENIDYLLSLKEKKENLILLQGNHEMYPVVECSPSDFWDNLSEDEFNFYKEEFINLPFVAYGNGFIALHGALPDIEKLEDIEKIEIGDKEWFKIVWGDFKDKEGEYLGDFLGRPKFGKDYFLKIMEKIGLNVLIRSHDPYAPERMFDNKCLTVFTSIAYGTERKIALVNLKKEIKSIDDIELISLDKPEV, encoded by the coding sequence ATGAGGAAATTAGTTGAACTACCTAAAAAGGGTAAACTTGTAATTATTGGTGATACACATGGTGATTTTAATTCAACAAGAATAGTTGTAAAGAATTTTATTGATAAAAAAAACTATTACCTTCTTTTTCTTGGTGATTATGTTGATAGAGGTCCAAATTCAAAAGAAAATATTGATTATCTCCTTTCACTTAAAGAGAAAAAAGAAAATTTAATTTTGCTTCAGGGAAATCATGAAATGTATCCTGTGGTTGAATGCAGTCCTTCAGATTTCTGGGACAATTTAAGTGAAGACGAATTTAATTTTTACAAAGAGGAATTTATTAATTTACCTTTTGTTGCTTATGGAAATGGTTTTATTGCTTTACATGGTGCATTACCCGATATTGAAAAATTAGAGGATATAGAAAAAATAGAAATTGGAGATAAAGAATGGTTTAAAATTGTATGGGGTGATTTTAAGGATAAAGAAGGAGAGTATCTTGGGGACTTTCTTGGAAGACCAAAATTTGGAAAGGACTATTTTTTAAAAATTATGGAAAAAATTGGTTTAAATGTTCTTATAAGAAGTCATGACCCTTATGCACCTGAAAGAATGTTTGATAATAAATGTCTGACAGTTTTTACCTCAATTGCTTATGGAACCGAAAGGAAAATTGCTTTGGTAAATCTGAAAAAAGAAATAAAAAGTATTGACGATATTGAATTAATTTCACTGGATAAACCAGAGGTTTAA
- the secG gene encoding preprotein translocase subunit SecG, whose amino-acid sequence MYIFLLILHILVSLFLIFAVLIQSGKGSSMANIFGGGGMENVFGAETPAILNKITSFLAVMFIITSVLLAIIPGKLTTKSILKEELNRPGKILPVNPSTPPKN is encoded by the coding sequence ATGTATATTTTTTTATTAATATTGCATATTCTGGTTTCTTTATTTTTGATATTTGCTGTTTTGATTCAAAGTGGTAAAGGTTCATCAATGGCAAATATTTTTGGAGGAGGAGGAATGGAAAATGTTTTTGGTGCTGAAACACCGGCTATTTTAAATAAAATTACATCTTTTCTGGCTGTTATGTTTATTATTACTTCTGTATTGCTTGCAATAATTCCTGGCAAACTGACCACTAAAAGTATCCTTAAAGAAGAATTAAATAGACCCGGAAAGATTCTTCCTGTAAATCCTTCCACTCCTCCTAAAAATTAA
- a CDS encoding EamA family transporter has product MKGYIFGLISVFSWGTVFVISRFLIHGEVIDPLVLAFWRFFWASFFLMFFIKFNFKKVFRIFKKDVFRFLILALSGIYLMSTFIFISVKTSSATISSILMSSNPIFVILISILFLKDKITPEKILGVFIGFIGCIIVIKEDFKIFFWAGENINIYSLLAAICWAVYTVIGEEPTKKYGAIETTFIASFIGTIFLFLTVKLLNLNLLGKNIYGFLSGIYLGIVPTGIGFTLWFSALNYLRPFLLAPFQYLTPIITYFLSILILKEKVSLIVFMGMFLIFFSLFLIQKKEN; this is encoded by the coding sequence TTGAAAGGATATATATTTGGTTTAATCTCTGTTTTTTCATGGGGAACTGTATTTGTAATAAGTAGATTTTTAATCCATGGTGAAGTTATAGACCCCTTGGTTCTTGCTTTCTGGCGATTTTTCTGGGCTTCTTTTTTTCTCATGTTTTTTATAAAATTTAATTTTAAAAAAGTTTTTAGAATTTTTAAAAAAGATGTTTTTAGATTTCTGATTCTTGCTCTTTCTGGAATTTATTTGATGTCAACTTTTATTTTTATATCAGTTAAAACATCTTCTGCAACGATTTCAAGTATTTTAATGAGTTCTAATCCAATATTTGTTATTCTTATTTCCATTCTTTTTTTGAAGGATAAAATAACCCCTGAAAAAATTTTAGGAGTTTTTATTGGATTTATTGGATGTATTATTGTAATAAAAGAGGATTTTAAAATTTTTTTTTGGGCTGGAGAGAATATAAATATCTATTCATTACTTGCTGCGATTTGTTGGGCTGTTTATACAGTAATAGGGGAAGAACCAACCAAAAAATATGGTGCTATTGAAACAACCTTTATTGCTTCTTTCATTGGAACAATTTTTTTATTTTTAACGGTTAAATTACTCAACTTAAATCTTTTGGGGAAGAATATTTATGGTTTTTTATCTGGAATTTATCTCGGGATAGTACCAACTGGTATTGGTTTTACACTTTGGTTTTCTGCTCTTAACTATTTAAGGCCTTTTTTACTTGCTCCTTTTCAATATTTAACACCAATTATAACTTATTTTCTTTCAATTTTAATTTTGAAAGAAAAAGTATCGTTAATTGTTTTTATGGGTATGTTTCTGATTTTTTTCTCACTTTTTTTAATTCAAAAAAAGGAAAATTGA